In the Oceanispirochaeta sp. M1 genome, one interval contains:
- a CDS encoding ABC transporter ATP-binding protein: protein MSEQNTNKAKIETLESQLFTGAFKGNTFKRILAETANHKGLLIAFLLFILMTSFIDSLSTYLTQFIIDDGILGKDSSALWRYTIYQMLCFVVNGGCIFGFIYCADRLGQHIQYEMREKLFNHLQELSFSFFDKTSSGWLLSRMTSDIRRISELTSWMLVDAVWGMSNILISLIFMSFIHLKLALMMMVILPLLSVAAVKFKNHIIHEYRKVRSINSKITSAYSESINGVRVVKSLAREKRNLNQFDDLSGDMYRASFRAGWLSSLFLPIVQMITSFAVGVVILYGGWEINIGGMTIGGLRAFVGYITFMLWPIQEMARVFSEMQQAIASAERVFALMDLEADIQDLPEAMESPRFEGHVEFRNVDFHYVPDAPILKDFNLKVERGETIAIVGPTGGGKTTLASLVSRYYEPVSGNIFLDGQDYTGFTQKGLQSRIGVVLQTPHLFSGTVGENILYGAPGASEDEMLAASRTACAHEMICRLPGGYDELVGEEGTLLSVGQKQLISLARTILADPDIIIMDEATSSIDTRTEQDIQHGMEKLLEGRTSFIIAHRLSTIRNADRIIVIEDGSIKEEGSHSELLAQGGHYHQLYTSQFRKDHSSKMLG from the coding sequence ATGAGTGAACAAAATACAAATAAAGCGAAGATCGAGACTCTGGAAAGTCAGCTCTTTACCGGAGCATTCAAGGGGAATACTTTTAAAAGGATATTGGCTGAGACCGCAAATCATAAGGGTCTTCTTATAGCTTTTCTCCTCTTCATCCTGATGACCTCTTTTATCGATTCCCTTTCTACCTACCTGACTCAGTTTATTATAGATGACGGGATTCTGGGGAAGGATAGCTCTGCCCTCTGGCGTTATACAATTTATCAGATGCTCTGTTTTGTGGTAAACGGCGGGTGTATATTCGGTTTTATCTATTGTGCCGACAGACTGGGACAGCACATTCAGTATGAAATGAGGGAGAAGCTCTTCAATCATCTTCAGGAGCTGTCATTTTCCTTCTTTGACAAGACTTCATCGGGATGGCTTCTTTCCAGAATGACCAGTGATATCAGAAGAATTTCTGAACTGACCAGCTGGATGCTTGTGGATGCGGTCTGGGGAATGTCGAATATCCTTATTTCCTTGATATTTATGTCATTCATTCACTTGAAACTTGCCCTTATGATGATGGTTATTCTGCCTCTCCTTTCGGTTGCGGCGGTAAAGTTTAAGAATCATATTATCCATGAGTACCGGAAAGTCCGCTCTATCAACTCAAAAATCACCTCAGCCTACAGCGAAAGTATCAACGGTGTTCGTGTTGTTAAATCACTGGCCAGGGAGAAGAGGAATCTGAATCAGTTTGACGATCTTTCGGGGGATATGTACAGAGCCTCATTCAGAGCCGGATGGCTATCCTCATTGTTTCTCCCGATTGTGCAGATGATCACGTCTTTTGCAGTGGGTGTCGTAATTCTATATGGAGGCTGGGAGATCAACATCGGGGGTATGACCATAGGTGGACTCAGAGCCTTTGTGGGTTATATCACTTTTATGCTTTGGCCGATTCAGGAAATGGCTCGTGTCTTCAGTGAAATGCAGCAGGCCATCGCCAGTGCAGAGAGGGTGTTTGCCCTTATGGATCTTGAGGCGGATATTCAGGATCTGCCGGAAGCCATGGAGTCACCACGCTTTGAAGGACATGTGGAATTCAGGAATGTCGATTTTCACTATGTTCCTGATGCTCCTATCCTTAAAGACTTTAATCTGAAGGTGGAGAGGGGAGAAACAATTGCCATTGTCGGACCCACAGGCGGCGGGAAGACAACTCTTGCCAGTCTTGTTTCCCGTTATTATGAACCCGTATCAGGGAATATTTTTCTGGATGGGCAAGACTATACAGGTTTTACTCAGAAAGGGCTGCAGTCCAGGATCGGTGTTGTTCTACAGACGCCCCATCTCTTTTCCGGAACAGTAGGGGAGAATATCCTCTATGGAGCTCCCGGTGCAAGTGAGGATGAGATGCTTGCGGCTTCAAGGACCGCCTGTGCTCACGAAATGATCTGCAGGCTGCCCGGCGGTTATGATGAGCTTGTGGGTGAAGAGGGTACTCTTTTATCCGTAGGGCAGAAACAGCTGATCTCTCTTGCCAGAACCATTCTGGCCGACCCTGATATCATCATTATGGATGAGGCGACAAGTTCCATCGACACCAGAACAGAGCAGGATATCCAGCATGGTATGGAAAAGCTTCTTGAAGGCAGAACTAGTTTTATTATTGCCCACAGGCTCTCTACCATCAGGAATGCGGATCGGATTATTGTTATTGAGGACGGCAGTATAAAGGAAGAGGGAAGTCACAGTGAACTTCTGGCTCAGGGCGGACATTATCATCAGCTTTATACCAGCCAGTTCAGAAAAGATCACTCTTCAAAGATGCTCGGCTAA